The following are encoded in a window of Flavobacteriales bacterium genomic DNA:
- a CDS encoding tetratricopeptide repeat protein, with protein sequence MLPVCLLFILAGSAMAQSGKPFLKEGHALRKQQELERAAEKYGLAIAVEPGLIEAYRARAEVFTLLGRKDMAATDLRNAVAQRPTDAVLAVDAADASMEVDSFTVARDLCEQALRRDPKSMRALLLLTRASLALNDLDRAVNASDRALALKATTDSHYTHALVRMAMRDYKAAEADLDQVLAWNHLYLPAYVALAETKLALHETYTAAAMRMRTLDQAVEKCTRALELDPQYTDALFTRSKAYAKLKEYAKSIDDISRCIALERTDRDVYMQRARYYHGYGQHQNAVNDLNRVVLEDPNDLEALLFRAECREANLDLDGALRDLDLAQRAVDQRGGNSDAQRQQIAASRDRIAGLLYEMNREGDPPVVNVVEPFRIGDLVQVSAALRHVKVSGYVRDKSLLKSITVNGVPADFAKDEKDPSFVVTIPFAPTDKEIEVRATDVYDNFSTELLRVERSEGVAPVIALTSPKPGAARDVTIGAGATELFIEGTVQDASMIRLVTVNGVNASYASDRLDPDFSIKLDVKDKDRFTIRAEDQYGNTAEETFNIVRRAEAVAAVKPAAPAPSNATGVTWLVHIENGDYRSFPGIQNGPAEAARMQKAFANYNVQRTIHKKNLTKQQMERLFNVELRDLVRTGKVNTILVWYSGHGRTVGGRAYWIPVDARPDDIYSFFNYGSLKAQMQNYSDSVNNTVVVSDAASGDPSFFDLTR encoded by the coding sequence TTGCTGCCGGTGTGTCTGTTGTTCATCCTGGCCGGTTCGGCCATGGCCCAATCCGGCAAGCCCTTTCTGAAGGAGGGCCATGCCCTGCGCAAGCAGCAGGAACTTGAACGCGCGGCCGAGAAGTACGGGTTGGCCATCGCCGTGGAGCCGGGCCTGATCGAGGCCTATCGTGCGCGGGCCGAAGTGTTCACCCTGCTCGGCCGGAAGGACATGGCGGCCACCGATCTGCGCAACGCCGTGGCCCAACGCCCCACCGATGCCGTGCTCGCCGTGGATGCCGCGGACGCCAGCATGGAGGTGGACAGCTTCACCGTGGCGCGCGACCTCTGCGAACAGGCCCTGCGCCGGGACCCGAAGTCCATGCGGGCGTTGCTGCTGCTCACGCGTGCGAGCCTCGCGCTCAACGACCTGGACCGCGCCGTGAACGCTTCCGACCGGGCCCTGGCGCTAAAGGCCACCACCGATTCACACTACACGCACGCGCTGGTACGCATGGCCATGCGCGACTACAAGGCCGCAGAGGCCGACCTGGACCAAGTGCTGGCCTGGAACCACCTCTATCTGCCCGCCTATGTGGCCCTGGCGGAAACGAAGCTTGCCCTGCACGAGACGTACACCGCGGCCGCCATGCGCATGCGCACCCTGGACCAGGCCGTGGAGAAATGCACACGCGCGCTGGAACTCGACCCGCAGTACACCGACGCGCTCTTCACGCGCAGCAAGGCCTACGCGAAGCTGAAGGAGTACGCCAAGTCCATCGACGACATCAGCCGCTGCATCGCGTTGGAGCGCACGGACCGCGACGTCTATATGCAACGGGCGCGCTACTACCACGGCTATGGCCAGCATCAGAACGCCGTGAACGACCTGAACCGTGTGGTGCTGGAGGACCCCAACGATCTGGAGGCCTTGCTCTTCCGCGCCGAATGCCGCGAAGCCAATCTTGACCTCGATGGCGCGCTGCGCGACCTGGACCTGGCCCAGCGTGCCGTGGACCAACGTGGTGGGAACAGTGATGCACAGCGTCAGCAGATCGCCGCATCGCGCGACCGGATCGCCGGACTGCTCTATGAGATGAACCGGGAGGGCGACCCCCCGGTGGTCAACGTGGTGGAGCCTTTCCGCATTGGCGACCTGGTGCAGGTGTCCGCGGCGCTGCGGCATGTGAAGGTCTCCGGCTATGTGCGAGACAAGAGCCTGCTGAAGAGCATCACGGTGAACGGTGTCCCCGCCGACTTCGCCAAGGACGAGAAGGACCCCAGCTTCGTGGTGACCATACCGTTCGCGCCCACCGACAAGGAGATCGAGGTGCGGGCCACCGACGTCTACGACAACTTCAGCACCGAATTGCTGCGGGTGGAGCGCTCGGAGGGCGTGGCCCCGGTGATCGCCCTCACGTCGCCCAAACCCGGTGCGGCCCGCGATGTGACCATCGGTGCCGGTGCCACGGAACTCTTCATCGAAGGCACGGTGCAGGATGCCAGCATGATCCGGCTCGTTACGGTGAACGGTGTGAACGCGAGCTACGCCTCCGACCGGCTCGATCCCGACTTCAGCATCAAGCTGGATGTGAAGGACAAGGACCGCTTCACCATCCGCGCGGAAGACCAGTACGGCAACACTGCCGAGGAGACCTTCAACATCGTGCGCAGGGCCGAGGCGGTCGCGGCGGTCAAACCCGCCGCGCCCGCTCCATCCAACGCCACGGGCGTCACATGGCTGGTGCACATCGAAAACGGTGACTATCGTTCTTTCCCAGGCATACAGAACGGACCTGCGGAAGCCGCGCGCATGCAGAAGGCCTTCGCCAACTACAACGTGCAGCGCACCATCCACAAGAAGAATCTTACCAAGCAGCAGATGGAGCGCCTCTTCAACGTGGAGCTGCGCGATCTGGTCCGCACGGGCAAGGTGAACACCATCCTGGTGTGGTACAGCGGCCACGGACGAACCGTGGGCGGCCGCGCCTACTGGATACCGGTGGACGCAAGGCCGGACGACATCTACAGCTTCTTCAACTACGGATCGCTGAAGGCACAGATGCAGAACTATAGCGACAGCGTGAACAACACGGTGGTGGTGTCCGACGCCGCCTCGGGCGATCCATCCTTCTTCGACCTCACGCGATGA
- a CDS encoding SDR family oxidoreductase, whose translation MSYGLLKGKRGIITGALNDQSIAWKVAELAHAEGGAFVLSNAPVAMRMGEINKLAEATGSAIIPADATNDTDLKALFDGAVEKLGGPLDFILHSIGMSPNVRKGRSYDDLNYEWYKQTLDVSAMSLHRMLQAAHKADALAQGGSVVALSYIAAQRVFPDYGDMADAKALLESITRGWGYRLGKAKGVRVNTVSQSPTWTTAGSGVKGFDGFFGFAQAMSPLGNAPAEACANYCIALFSDLTRYVTMQNLFHDGGFSATGVTPEVMDKFTG comes from the coding sequence ATGTCCTACGGACTCCTCAAAGGCAAACGCGGCATCATCACCGGTGCACTCAACGACCAAAGCATCGCCTGGAAGGTGGCCGAACTGGCCCACGCAGAGGGTGGCGCCTTCGTGCTGAGCAATGCCCCGGTGGCCATGCGCATGGGCGAGATCAACAAACTGGCCGAGGCCACCGGCAGCGCCATCATCCCCGCCGATGCCACCAACGACACCGATCTGAAGGCCCTGTTCGATGGGGCGGTGGAGAAACTCGGCGGTCCGCTCGATTTCATCCTGCACAGCATCGGCATGAGTCCCAATGTGCGCAAGGGCCGCAGCTACGACGATCTGAATTATGAATGGTACAAGCAGACGCTGGACGTGAGCGCCATGAGCCTGCACCGCATGCTGCAGGCGGCGCACAAGGCCGATGCCCTGGCGCAGGGCGGCAGCGTGGTGGCCCTGAGCTACATCGCCGCGCAACGCGTGTTCCCAGACTACGGTGACATGGCCGACGCCAAGGCCCTCCTGGAGTCCATTACACGCGGTTGGGGCTACCGGCTGGGCAAGGCCAAAGGGGTGCGTGTGAACACCGTGAGCCAGAGCCCCACCTGGACCACGGCGGGCAGCGGCGTGAAAGGCTTCGACGGCTTCTTCGGATTCGCGCAGGCCATGAGTCCGCTGGGCAATGCGCCTGCTGAAGCCTGCGCCAACTACTGCATCGCCCTCTTCAGCGACCTCACGCGCTACGTCACCATGCAGAACCTCTTCCACGATGGCGGCTTCAGCGCCACGGGCGTTACCCCCGAGGTGATGGACAAGTTCACCGGCTGA